One window of the Microplitis demolitor isolate Queensland-Clemson2020A chromosome 10, iyMicDemo2.1a, whole genome shotgun sequence genome contains the following:
- the LOC103571859 gene encoding phosphorylase b kinase gamma catalytic chain, skeletal muscle/heart isoform isoform X2 has product MAKDEGDDLLPDKDAAKGFYAKYEPKEILGRGISSTVRRCIEKETGIEYAAKIIDISNETHDGVEGHTMKDATMQEVVILRQVAGHPYIIELHDVFESSTFIFLIFELCKNGELFDYLTSVVTLSEKKTRYIMRQVFEAVLHIHTQGIVHRDLKPENILLDDNLNVKVTDFGFARILKPGDKLFDLCGTPGYLAPEVLKCNMFENTDGYGYEVDVWACGVIMFTLLVGCPPFWNRKQMVMLRNIMEGKYSFTSPEWADITDTPKDLIRKLLVVDPTKRATIREALDHPFFHTVELKAKSFDARKRFQLAILCVRAVVRIKRLHTTPEPLSTLVARDDPYRIKVLRKVIDGCAFRVYGHWVKKGEGQNRAALFENTAKTELKHLYVSNLSR; this is encoded by the exons atggccaAAGATGAAGGCGATGATTTATTGCCCGATAAAGATGCAGCTAAAGGATTTTATGCCAAGTACGAGCCCAAGGAAATTCTTGGAag aggaATATCATCAACAGTAAGAAGATGCATTGAAAAAGAAACGGGAATAGAGTATGCGgctaaaataattgatattagcAATGAAACTCATGATGGTGTTGAAGGTCATACGATGAAAGATGCGACAATGCAAGAAGTTGTTATTTTAAGACAAGTTGCAGGACATCCTTATATaa TTGAACTACATGATGTATTTGAATCAAGTACATttatatttctaatatttgaattatgcAAAAATGGAGAATTGTTTGATTACTTGACATCTGTCGTGACGttgtctgaaaaaaaaacccgtTACATTATGCGGCAGGTATTTGAAGCTGTGTTACATATTCATACTCAGGGTATCGTTCACCGGGACTTGAAACCtgaaaatattttgcttgatgacaATTTGAATGTTAAAGTCACGGACTTTGGGTTCGCGAGAATTTTGAAGCCTGGTGATAAACTATTTG ATTTGTGTGGAACTCCAGGATACTTGGCGCCGGAAGTATTAAAATGCAACATGTTCGAAAACACTGATGGCTACGGATACGAAGTCgatgt aTGGGCATGTGGTGTAATAATGTTTACATTATTAGTAGGATGCCCGCCGTTTTGGAACCGCAAGCAAATGGTTATGCTGAGAAATATAATGGAAGGTAAATATTCATTCACTTCACCAGAGTGGGCGGATATTACCGACACTCCCAAAGAtttgataagaaaattattggtCGTCGATCCGACTAAACGGGCGACAATAAGAGAAGCTCTTGATCATCCATTTTTTCACACTGTG GAGTTGAAAGCTAAATCGTTCGACGCACGGAAACGATTTCAATTAGCTATTCTCTGTGTACGTGCCGTTGTACGTATCAAGAGATTACACACAACTCCAGAGCCATTGTCTACTTTAGTCGCTCGTGATGATCCATACAGAATTAAAGTTCTGCGtaag gtAATAGACGGATGCGCCTTCAGAGTCTACGGTCACTGGGTAAAAAAAGGAGAAGGACAAAATCGTGCTGCACTTTTTGAAAACACAGCAAAGACCGAGCTCAAGCATCTATACGTCAGTAATTTAAGTAGATAG
- the LOC103571859 gene encoding phosphorylase b kinase gamma catalytic chain, skeletal muscle/heart isoform isoform X1, with protein MAKDEGDDLLPDKDAAKGFYAKYEPKEILGRGISSTVRRCIEKETGIEYAAKIIDISNETHDGVEGHTMKDATMQEVVILRQVAGHPYIIELHDVFESSTFIFLIFELCKNGELFDYLTSVVTLSEKKTRYIMRQVFEAVLHIHTQGIVHRDLKPENILLDDNLNVKVTDFGFARILKPGDKLFDLCGTPGYLAPEVLKCNMFENTDGYGYEVDVWACGVIMFTLLVGCPPFWNRKQMVMLRNIMEGKYSFTSPEWADITDTPKDLIRKLLVVDPTKRATIREALDHPFFHTVLWDQDIAPLKRSLSSNSRRLSRISQLALELKAKSFDARKRFQLAILCVRAVVRIKRLHTTPEPLSTLVARDDPYRIKVLRKVIDGCAFRVYGHWVKKGEGQNRAALFENTAKTELKHLYVSNLSR; from the exons atggccaAAGATGAAGGCGATGATTTATTGCCCGATAAAGATGCAGCTAAAGGATTTTATGCCAAGTACGAGCCCAAGGAAATTCTTGGAag aggaATATCATCAACAGTAAGAAGATGCATTGAAAAAGAAACGGGAATAGAGTATGCGgctaaaataattgatattagcAATGAAACTCATGATGGTGTTGAAGGTCATACGATGAAAGATGCGACAATGCAAGAAGTTGTTATTTTAAGACAAGTTGCAGGACATCCTTATATaa TTGAACTACATGATGTATTTGAATCAAGTACATttatatttctaatatttgaattatgcAAAAATGGAGAATTGTTTGATTACTTGACATCTGTCGTGACGttgtctgaaaaaaaaacccgtTACATTATGCGGCAGGTATTTGAAGCTGTGTTACATATTCATACTCAGGGTATCGTTCACCGGGACTTGAAACCtgaaaatattttgcttgatgacaATTTGAATGTTAAAGTCACGGACTTTGGGTTCGCGAGAATTTTGAAGCCTGGTGATAAACTATTTG ATTTGTGTGGAACTCCAGGATACTTGGCGCCGGAAGTATTAAAATGCAACATGTTCGAAAACACTGATGGCTACGGATACGAAGTCgatgt aTGGGCATGTGGTGTAATAATGTTTACATTATTAGTAGGATGCCCGCCGTTTTGGAACCGCAAGCAAATGGTTATGCTGAGAAATATAATGGAAGGTAAATATTCATTCACTTCACCAGAGTGGGCGGATATTACCGACACTCCCAAAGAtttgataagaaaattattggtCGTCGATCCGACTAAACGGGCGACAATAAGAGAAGCTCTTGATCATCCATTTTTTCACACTGTG TTATGGGACCAAGACATTGCACCTCTCAAGCGTTCTCTATCTTCTAACTCGCGACGTCTTAGTAGGATTTCTCAGTTAGctttg GAGTTGAAAGCTAAATCGTTCGACGCACGGAAACGATTTCAATTAGCTATTCTCTGTGTACGTGCCGTTGTACGTATCAAGAGATTACACACAACTCCAGAGCCATTGTCTACTTTAGTCGCTCGTGATGATCCATACAGAATTAAAGTTCTGCGtaag gtAATAGACGGATGCGCCTTCAGAGTCTACGGTCACTGGGTAAAAAAAGGAGAAGGACAAAATCGTGCTGCACTTTTTGAAAACACAGCAAAGACCGAGCTCAAGCATCTATACGTCAGTAATTTAAGTAGATAG
- the LOC103571694 gene encoding arginine--tRNA ligase, cytoplasmic — protein sequence MYCNISNNMSSASLDKFNERANIAEKEIEYLKNEIEQLKLALQAQVPEQTLSASELLQENAKLKHRVAVMKRYVDSLREKESGKNNTMGENHKMPSISVQLEELFLEAIKKSYPDIPDPPVVISASGNPKFGDYQCNSAMSLSKQLGASGVKVNPFDVANNIVSNTSPSPLIEKLEVARPGFINIYLSRDYSRSILSKVVKSRRVFPPEVKKLRVIVDFSSPNIAKEMHVGHLRSTIIGESICRLLEYLGHDVLRLNHVGDWGTQFGMLIAHLQDKFPDYVTISPPISDLQSFYKESKKRFDEDQEFKKRAYACVVKLQAGDPDITKAWQLICDVSRKEFDKLYRRLDITIIERGESFYQKMMEEVVKDLEERNLLEEDEGRKIMWGEKPNTGIPLTIVKSDGGFTYDTSDMACLKHRLHVENGDWLIYVTDAGQAVHFQMLESCGKRAGILTPDRKITHVTFGVVLGEDKKKFKTRSGDTVKLLDLLDEGLKRALDKLQEKGRDKELSAEELKAAQESVAYGCIKYADLSHNRNHEYIFSFDKMLEDKGNTAVYLLYQLTRIRSIARAANVTEEQIKQAVDSTAISLEHEKEWKLAKVLIKFPDVLLKITKDLFLHPLCEFCYEISTAFSEFYDNCYCVEKNKNGEIVKVNMNRILLCEATAIVLEQCFFILGLKPVAKM from the exons atgtactgtAATATCTCGAACAATATGTCATCAGCCAGCTTAGATAAATTCAACGAACGCGCAAATATTGcg GAAAAAGAGAtagagtatttaaaaaatgaaatcgagCAATTGAAACTAGCTCTCCAGGCTCAAGTTCCCGAGCAAACTCTCAGTGCCAGCGAATTGCTACAAGAGAATGCTAAACTGAAGCACCGGGTTGCGGTTATGAAACGA tacgTTGACTCGTTACGTGAAAAAGAGTCGGGTAAAAATAACACCATGGGAGAGAATCACAAAATGCCCAGTATCAGTGTCCAGCTGGAGGAATTGTTTCTAGAAGCGATTAAAAAGTCGTATCCGGATATTCCTGATCCACCGGTTGTTATCTCGGCATCTGGTAACCCCAAGTTTGGAGATTATCAATGTAACAGTGCTATGTCACTGTCTAAGCAGCTTGGAGCatcag GAGTCAAAGTAAATCCGTTTGACGTGGCCAATAATATCGTCTCCAATACGAGCCCATCACCTTTGATTGAAAAACTAGAAGTTGCACGACCTggtttcataaatatttatcttagtCGGGACTACAGTCGCTCGATCTTGAGCAAGGTCGTTAAGTCTCGTCGTGTCTTTCCGCCGGAGGTTAAAAAACTACGAGTTATTGTTGACTTTTCGAGTCCCAACATCGCTAAGGAGATGCACGTGGGCCATCTGCGGTCGACAATCATCGGCGAGAGCATATGTCGTCTTCTGGAGTACCTGGGACACGATGTGCTGAGACTGAATCACGTGGGAGACTGGGGCACGCAGTTTGGAATGCTGATAGCGCATTTGCAGGACAAGTTCCCTGACTATGTGACTATCTCGCCTCCGATATCGGACCTTCAGAGTTTCTACAAAGAGTCAAAGAAACGTTTTGATGAAGATCAGGAGTTTAAGAAACGTGCTTACGCATGTGTAGTTAAATTACAAGCTGGTGATCCAGATATTACTAAAGCCTGGCAATTGATTTGCGATGTATCACGTAAAgagtttgataaattatacCGTCGTCTTGACATTACGATAATTGAACGTGGGGAATCTTTTTACCAGAAGATGATGGAGGAAGTGGTGAAGGATTTGGAGGAGAGAAATTTGCTAGAAGAAGACGAGGGACGTAAAATAATGTGGGGTGAAAAACCAAATACTGGAATTCCACTGACGATCGTTAAGTCTGACGGAGGTTTTACTTATGACACTTCGGACATGGCGTGTTTGAAACACCGTCTTCATGTAGAGAATGGCGACTGGTTAATTTATGTTACCGATGCTGGTCAAGCTGTCCACTTCCAGATGCTGGAGAGTTGTGGGAAACGCGCCGGCATACTCACACCAGACAGAAAAATTACTCACGTGACTTTCGGCGTGGTCTTGGGCgaagataaaaagaaattcaaaactcGTTCTGGTGACACTGTCAAGTTGCTAGACTTGCTGGACGAAGGGCTCAAGAGAGCGCTAGACAAACTTCAGGAAAAGGGCCGAGACAAAGAGCTGAGCGCAGAAGAGCTGAAGGCTGCCCAGGAATCAGTTGCCTACGGCTGCATAAAGTACGCGGATCTGTCACATAATCGTAACCACGAGTACATTTTCTCCTTCGATAAAATGCTGGAGGACAAAGGTAACACTGCTGTCTATCTTCTCTACCAGCTGACGAGGATACGGTCCATCGCCCGGGCTGCAAACGTCACAGAAGAGCAAATAAAACAAGCGGTAGACTCGACTGCAATCTCACTAGAGCACGAAAAAGAATGGAAGTTAGCAAAGGTCTTAATTAAATTCCCAGATGTCCTACTTAAAATCACCAAGGATTTGTTCCTCCACCCACTTTGCGAGTTTTGCTATGAAATCTCCACCGCCTTCAgtgaattttatgataattgttactgcgttgaaaaaaataaaaacgggGAAATTGTTAAAGTTAATATGAACCGAATCTTGTTATGCGAAGCCACGGCTATTGTTTTGGAACAGTGTTTCTTTATTTTAGGATTGAAACCTGTTGCCaaaatgtaa
- the LOC103571696 gene encoding adenylate cyclase type 9 gives MTSDRKRSSSVSFTPGRDDNDKDEIQISLAPYIQNYLAHSRQAAGCCGIGLPIPFERAARQSWWNPKFDSEILEDQYRRSAFPQLRLRFRYALLYILLISLSWLTYFTVTGLENNNPSTWPTSLIIFTTMMITMLSALYLTYTKYYRSNMMATSLVVSSLLCVLSLTFLVLVPPASGLTLVGHFALCGEILLLIYTVIPLPLYASIGLCTLYSILFEVLTANLYYKTTYSSTERNGRTWTIDFNTTLIIRILMQISIHIIGVHILIMTFVRMRGTFMKVGQSLLVRKQLEMEKQLKEKMIHSVMPPKVADWLMEESEREREREDSLKKGSIPSNNTADIRSLFRPFNMHSMEDVSILFADIVGFTRMSSNKTAEELVDILNDLFERFDDLCVQHGCEKISTLGDCYYCVSGCPEPRSDHARCCVEMGLAMIEAINQFDVERREGVNMRVGVHTGTVLCGIVGTKRFKFDVWSNDVTLANKLESTGKPGRVHISEKTLSFLGNEYLTEEGDNVKGIKTYFIKARKVDFLNEFITNVTSPASISPLINARHRLASYNQSKSKHYLHMVTNPNNYKIKANSLPSILDSENDYDEQVNDNDNDNDKKEDVNKSPLSTASYGKKKARRPWRYLHRQRTTGDMDTRPVEAKPEPEAEHNGLNGVVVDGIEMDPNPAPASPLLPRDDVMSHTSSICSRKDSGIRSNSRRSSIQQQLFLMNGIAQGDLLGHRVSGYYTSSSTLNSLQDPPSSAPNFPFPPILTDTFGVCFHKLRKQSDLQLIRCVQDNVSSQSSYFVTPPLSTVTLFFKNKEMEKEYRENAHKASEALGDSPPTLATARFNTYFDILISALVYTAITASLFLLCKPTNYFIVFSVIATLMQILVVVLCIRQLVDPNSIYATYTQMIFKFFTRWYPWHGCGALLVGLPIISILLNLTCNNSYRATLIDFEYYYSYLMFVGLIHFCNFTQLNCWMKNFLVTLSAVLFITLVISNISVSTYLIKNDIYLHNKSINGFYNSKMNLSINEIKRLPRNIISDNPVPIVPVPNDIDQFTDKILLTTTTQSILIVDESTTVPTTTVKSPEKIIISYRSDSYNERLYKQEIFLDIILLLFLVWFLNREFEISYRLSFHGNAVAAGDKTRVQAMKNQADWLLHNIIPKYVADQLKTTAKYSQNHKAVGIIFASIVNFNELYDESYLGGKEYLRVLNELIGDFDELLEKPEFSNVEKIKTIGSTFMAASGLNPQVRQQNDHENCHLFQLIDFAVAMQKVIYDFNRDLLGFKLILRVGFNYGDVTAGVIGATKLYYDIWGDAVNIASRMDSTGVPGRIQFASNCVDVLGEKYKFEPRGQVYVKGKDNMDVFLLIGKKEDINGTGVI, from the exons ATGACTTCAGACAGAAAAAGAAGTTCATCAGTTAGTTTCACACCTGGACGTGATGATAACGATAAGGATGAAATCCAGATATCATTGGCGCCGTacatacaaaattatttagcaCACAGTAGACAAGCTGCAGGATGTTGTGGTATAGGTCTTCCGATACCCTTTGAAAGAGCAGCAAGGCAATCATGGTGGAATCCAAAATTTGATTCCGAAATCCTTGAGGACCAATACAGGAGAAGCGCTTTTCCACAACTACGTTTACGTTTCAG atacGCATTGCTCTATATCCTTTTGATATCCCTGTCCTGGCTGACCTACTTCACGGTAACGGGactggaaaataataatccgTCAACATGGCCGACGtctttgataatatttacaacAATGATGATAACAATGTTATCAGCACTGTACCTGACATACACGAAATACTACCGGTCGAATATGATGGCAACATCACTGGTAGTATCCAGTTTGCTCTGTGTCCTGTCATTGACATTCCTGGTCCTGGTACCTCCAGCAAGTGGACTCACTCTTGTCGGACACTTTGCGCTGTGCGGAGAAATATTGTTACTTATTTACACAGTGATACCGCTGCCATTGTACGCAAGTATTGGTCTCTGTACCTTGTATTCGATTTTATTTGAAGTACTGACGGCTAATTTGTATTACAAGACTACATACTCGAGTACAGAAAGAAACGGGAGAACTTGGACGATTGATTTCAACACGACGTTGATTATAAGAATACTGATGCAGATATCAATTCATATTATTGGTGTTCATATTTTGATAATGACGTTCGTGAGAATGAGAGGGACTTTTATGAAGGTGGGACAGTCATTGCTGGTGAGAAAGCAGTTGGAGATGGAGAAAcagttgaaagaaaaaatgattcacTCGGTGATGCCGCCGAAAGTCGCTGACTGGTTGATGGAAGAGAGCGAGCGTGAAAGAGAGCGAGAGGACTCGCTGAAAAAGGGTTCGATTCCTTCGAATAATACTGCAGACATCAGGTCGCTCTTCCGTCCATTTAACATGCACTCGATGGAAGACGTTAGTATTTTGTTCGCCGATATAGTCGGGTTTACGAGAATGAGTTCGAACAAAACGGCAGAGGAACTCGTTGACATTTTGAAtgatttgttcgagagatttGACGACCTCTGTGTCCAGCATGGCtgcgaaaaaatatctacgctcggtgattgttattattgcgTCAGCGGGTGTCCGGAGCCGAGGTCAGACCACGCGAGATGCTGCGTAGAAATGGGACTAGCGATGATCGAAGCCATTAATCAGTTCGATGTCGAGAGGAGAGAAGGTGTCAACATGAGAGTTGGTGTCCACACTGGGACTGTGCTCTGTGGGATCGTCGGGACTAAGAGATTTAAATTTGACGTCTGGTCTAATGACGTTACTTTGGCTAATAAATTAGAGAGTACGGGGAAGCCTGGAAGGGTTCATATTAGCGAGAAGACTTTGAGTTTCTTGGGTAATGAATATCTGACCGAAGAAGGTGATAACGTCAAGG gaATTAAGACCTACTTCATAAAGGCACGAAAAGTTGATTTTCTCAATGAATTTATAACGAATGTAACGTCACCTGCAAGTATATCGCCGCTGATAAACGCTCGGCATCGACTAGCTTCCTACAATCAATCAAAATCAAAACATTATCTCCACATGGTGACAAATccgaataattataaaataaaagcaaattCCTTGCCAAGTATTCTCGACTCCGAGAACGATTATGATGAACAAGTCAATgacaatgataatgataatgataaaaaggAGGATGTCAACAAGAGTCCGCTGTCGACAGCCAGTTACGGTAAGAAAAAGGCCCGTAGACCCTGGAGATATTTGCACAGGCAACGGACTACTGGTGACATGGACACTAGACCTGTGGAAGCTAAACCGGAGCCCGAAGCTGAACACAATGGACTTAATGGA gtTGTTGTTGACGGCATAGAAATGGATCCAAATCCAGCGCCAGCCAGTCCCCTGTTACCTCGCGATGATGTTATGAGCCACACGTCGTCTATTTGCAGCAGAAAGGACTCGGGGATACGAAGTAATAGTCGCAGAAGTAGTATACAGCAgcag ctGTTTCTCATGAATGGAATAGCACAGGGAGATTTACTAGGTCATCGGGTCAGCGGTTACTACACATCAAGTTCAACATTAAATTCACTTCAAGATCCTCCATCATCAGCACCTAATTTTCCATTTCCTCCAATTCTTACTGACACATTCGGCGTCTGCTTTCATAAACTACGCAAACAGTCTGATCTCCAACTGATAAG atGCGTGCAGGACAACGTAAGCTCCCAGAGTTCGTATTTCGTGACTCCGCCTCTGTCAACAGTGACCCTCTTCTTCAAAAACAAAGAAATGGAAAAAGAGTACCGAGAGAACGCGCACAAGGCATCTGAAGCCCTGGGAGATAGTCCGCCGACCCTAGCAACCGCGAGGTTCAACACCTACTTCGACATCCTGATATCCGCACTAGTCTACACAGCGATCACCGCCTCGTTGTTTCTCCTCTGCAAGCCAACGAACTACTTCATAGTCTTCAGCGTGATCGCAACTCTGATGCAAATCCTCGTGGTCGTGCTCTGCATCCGGCAACTAGTAGATCCCAACTCAATTTACGCAACTTACACCcaaatgatattcaaattCTTTACGAGATGGTACCCCTGGCATGGCTGCGGTGCGCTACTAGTCGGCTTGCCGATAATATCGATCCTACTCAACTTAACTTGCAACAACAGCTACCGCGCGACGCTAATTGATTTTGAATATTACTACAGCTACCTCATGTTCGTCGGGTTGATACATTTTTGTAACTTTACCCAGTTAAATTGctggatgaaaaattttctcgtaACTCTATCAGCAGTACTATTTATTACGCTTGTTATCAGTAATATTAGTGTCAGTACATAtctcattaaaaatgatatttatttacacaataaatcaatcaatggattttataactcaaaaatGAATCTCagtataaatgaaataaaaagattaCCGCGTAATATTATATCTGACAATCCAGTACCAATAGTGCCTGTACCAAATGATATTGATCAATttactgataaaatattactgaCAACAACAACTCAAAGTATATTAATTGTCGATGAGTCGACAACAGTACCAACGACAACTGTAAAGTcacctgaaaaaataataatatcatatagATCTGATTCATACAATGAACGTTTGTACAaacaagaaatatttcttgatattatattgctattatttttgGTCTGGTTCTTGAACCGCGAGTTCGAAATAAGCTACCGGTTGAGTTTTCACGGTAATGCAGTTGCTGCGGGTGACAAAACGCGAGTCCAGGCTATGAAAAATCAGGCCGACTGGTTACTGCATAACATAATACCGAAATATGTCGCCGATCAATTGAAAACGACTGCCAAGTACTCGCAGAATCACAAAGCCGTGGGTATTATATTTGCGAGTATTGTTAATTTCAATGAATTGTATGACGAATCTTATTTGGGGGGCAAAGAGTACCTGAGAGTACTCAACGAACTGATCGGGGACTTTGATGAGTTGCTTGAGAAACCCGAGTTCAGTAACGTTGAAAAAATCAAGACTATTGGTAGCACTTTTATGGCAGCGAGTGGACTAAATCCCCAGGTTAGGCAGCAAAATGACCATGAGAATTGTCACTTGTTTCAGCTCATTGACTTTGCGGTGGCGATGCAAAAggttatttatgattttaacaGAGATCTGTTGGgtttcaaattgatattaagggTGGGTTTTAACTACGGAGACGTTACTGCTGGGGTAATTGGTGCTACCAAACTCTATTATGACATTTGGGGCGACGCGGTTAATATCGCGTCCAGAATGGACTCTACCGGAGTCCCGGGAAGGATTCAGTTCGCGAGCAACTGCGTGGATGTTCTGGGTGAGAAGTACAAATTTGAACCCCGCGGGCAGGTTTATGTTAAAGGGAAAGATAATATGGACGTTTTCCTGCTGATTGGAAAAAAAGAAGATATTAATGGGACTGGGGTTATTTGA
- the LOC128668764 gene encoding uncharacterized protein LOC128668764 — protein sequence MMGKYTDKLIKTNCDLKLNEFDNRKSGDWNENSKPFDTNLLLNINNNNKISNTEWKCKNLYSISNLDPCNNLYSYTETTSLCKINNQSADEDDKLFKENQDNLFEKLRNYLIDYQENVLGISSSEEYTFSALMKIMGQAMAKSLLALFYFIVNVIPMTLILLFILRFILDKTLDIKKTKDRQEMAIKIMLLGLQLAFVYLSLTFIVGLIWLPILQMILRIVSCCTIDPYSN from the exons ATGATGGGTAAATAtacagataaattaataaaaacaaattgtgatttaaaattaaatgaatttgacaACCGTAAATCTGGGGATTGGAACGAAAATTCGAAACCATTTGATAccaatttgttattaaatataaataataataacaaaattagtAATACCGAATGGAAATGTAAAAATCTGTACAGTATTTCAAATCTTGATCCatgcaataatttatattcttataCTGAAACCACGTCtttgtgtaaaattaataatcaaagtgctgatgaagatgataaattattcaaagaaAACCAAGACAATCTATTCGAAAAactacgaaattatttaatcgacTATCAAGAAAATGTTTTAGGAATATCTTCTTCAGAGGAATATACTTTTTCAGCGCTCATGAAAATAATGGGTCAAGCTATGGCTAAATCACTACTGgcgctattttattttatcgtgaATGTTATCCCAATGACGCTG atactTTTATTCATCTTGCGTTTTATTTTGGACAAAACACtggacataaaaaaaacaaaagaccGCCAAGAGATGGCTATTAAAATAATGCTCTTGGGACTGCAGCTCGCATTTGTTTATCTGAGTCTCACATTTATAGTGGGACTTATTTGGCTGCCAATATTGCAAATGATCTTACGTATTGTTTCCTGCTGTACAATTGACCCGTAcagcaattaa